The genomic stretch CCATCTTTTATCAACAAGGTTTatcaaaaaattcaatttatctaCATTTAAACTACGTCAAACTACATTTTAACTACAACTCCTCTACATATGAATAACAGGATTACAGTTCTAACACAGTTAAACTACATATTCACTACAATCTGGATACAATTAACGTTGAATGCATTCTTTATTAATATCAGTTTTTTTGTATACAGTAAATATTAAAGTTTAATTATTCTATAAAAAAAAAGACAACTTTAGATGCTTGACAGAATACACAAAAACATAAATAGTGCAGATACACAAATTGATGTTTATACTTCTTATTCATCTTCAAAAACTTAAACAATTACACAAGAAAATCCGATAATTTGAGCTCACTAACATTTATTTTGAATAACTATTCTAACTACATGATATTCATTTCTTTTTCGGCGCATTCTTGCAAGTTCTTTTGTTATGCTCTTCACCTCCACAATTGCCACATGACACCTTGTATTTCTTTGACTTTATTTCATCAAATGTTTTATATCTTTCCTTGTGAGGTCTCCATGGCTGCCTTTTATCTCCCGTCGGTGGCTTTACTACCTCATCCAAAATATGTTGTGACACATCCCATTTGCCTTCATCAGGAAGAGGATTTACTGGCATTTCATAGGTAAGCAGAAGGCTCTTCCTTGTGTAATACGGAGAGCAATAGTTTTCGTATGTTTCATTCCTATGCCTTAATGCTGCCAAAGCATGCGCACATGGaagttcatcaagttggaattgtccacagctacatttcttgttttctagacacacaatgtaccgcttcacaccatctaacacagtatgtatatgatctgttgaagccctcacctacaattgaagaccaaacagaaataataatacatcaATCATTAAAATGGATTATCAACAATTTACCTACAAATCAGCAACAAATATATTACAGCTCATCTACAAACTATTATTACCGACAATTTGACTACAGTTTAACTACAATCTGGAAACACTGCAGCTAGTACTTTTTTGATTCTACTGcaccaaaaaaaaatatcttacccTCAGTTTCTGAGATAATGTACTATTGTCTTCCAATTCTTTGTTGTATTTGTGACCAAGGTATGTGAAAGTACCCTTTGCCTTCGATAACTTTTCTTTTGTCCAACGTTCAAGAAGAGTCCTCATATACTCAAATAGATCAAATATTGGAAGCTCTCTTGCATCTTTTGTTACAGCATTCAACGACTCGGCAATGTTTGACGTCATAGTAAAAGTTCTATTCACCGTTGCATGTACTCTTGaccatctatgatagccaatatcaTATAGGTAAGACTTTACACGCAGGTCTACCTCTTCAATCTTCaacatcctttcattaaattcatccagagtgtatgaccgtgctgtagcaaagtacaattcatgtaattgtagatgtcccttcttgaattttgaccttaTATTTGTCCATATATGCCACATGCAAGAGTAGTGTGCCAATCCCGGATAGACAACTGATGTTGCCTTCAGTATACTCTCATGCCTATCTGAAACAACACACATTGAAGGTCTTTCACCATATGCCtccttgaattgctcaaagaaccactTCCAAGACGCGTCGTTTTCAGAATCAACCACAGCATATGCCAAGGGAAAAATAGTACCTACATTTTTAAGACATAAAATATGATTAAATAACAACTACAATATATATTGAGAAATATAGACATGTTAACTACATTCTTTTATataactacaaaataactacaacataactacaatttaACTGCATTTTAAAGACTGTCTACAAAATAAGTACAAAATTATTCCATTATTTACCTGCTGCATCCATGGTGCTTGCTGTCAGCATAATCCCCCTGTAGGCTGACTTTAAGAATGTCCCATCAACCACTACTACCGGCCTACAATGTTGCCAACCATTTATTGAtgtacaaagagcaacaaatgcgtATAAGAAGCAATCATCTGCTGCCTTCTTCAATTTAACAACAGAacaaggataattcttctca from Nicotiana sylvestris chromosome 12, ASM39365v2, whole genome shotgun sequence encodes the following:
- the LOC138883818 gene encoding uncharacterized protein — translated: MTSNIAESLNAVTKDARELPIFDLFEYMRTLLERWTKEKLSKAKGTFTYLGHKYNKELEDNSTLSQKLRVRASTDHIHTVLDGVKRYIVCLENKKCSCGQFQLDELPCAHALAALRHRNETYENYCSPYYTRKSLLLTYEMPVNPLPDEGKWDVSQHILDEVVKPPTGDKRQPWRPHKERYKTFDEIKSKKYKVSCGNCGGEEHNKRTCKNAPKKK